The DNA sequence GATCGTCACGCACATCGGCAGTGAAGATGGGTTCGTAGACGGCTGCTTGGATGTATTCCGAGGGCGAAAAACAGGCGATTACCACGAAGaaatggacggcaatcgcttcgaGGGATGGTTCGGCGACGTGTGCTGCAGAAGTTGCCAGCTGGTAGTGTCATTGTTTTGGACAATGCACCTTACCACTCCCGGCGAGAAGAGAAATTGCCGACGACGTCCTGGAAGAAGGAAAACATACAAGAGTGGCTGAATAGCAAGGACATCGCCTACAGCGCGACGTTAGTGAAGAGGCAGCTGCTCGAGTTGGTGGCATCTGTGAAGCCACGCTTTCTCAGCTACATCATAGACAACGCAGCTGCAAGGGCCGGTTGCGTTGTGCTCAGGCTCCCGCCGTACCACTGCGAATTCAATCCCATTGAGCTCGTGTGGGCAAAGGTGAAAAATGGTATCGCTGCGGACAACCGAGA is a window from the Rhipicephalus sanguineus isolate Rsan-2018 unplaced genomic scaffold, BIME_Rsan_1.4 Seq5919, whole genome shotgun sequence genome containing:
- the LOC119377869 gene encoding uncharacterized protein LOC119377869, coding for MVRRRVLQKLPAGSVIVLDNAPYHSRREEKLPTTSWKKENIQEWLNSKDIAYSATLVKRQLLELVASVKPRFLSYIIDNAAARAGCVVLRLPPYHCEFNPIELVWAKVKNGIAADNRDFKLCTVEDILREKIKNATAEDWRKNIRHVMELEAKFRVDTSGVTMSSPSSSIWGKMTLKKATLTASCPALSPRGSLTATY